In a single window of the Leisingera daeponensis DSM 23529 genome:
- the ctrA gene encoding response regulator transcription factor CtrA, whose amino-acid sequence MRILLVEDDPTTAKSIELMLTHANLNVYSTDLGEEGIDLAKLYDYDLILLDLGLPDMNGHEVLRQLRMSRIETPILILSGADDTDNKIKGFGFGADDYLTKPFHREELVARIHAIIRRSKGHSQSIIKTGKISVNLDAKTVEADGKAVHLTGKEYQMLELLSLRKGTTLTKEMFLNHLYGGMDEPELKIIDVFICKLRKKLSNATGGENYIETVWGRGYVLRDPQEDHMSGGQRMAVGA is encoded by the coding sequence ATGCGCATTCTTTTGGTTGAGGATGATCCGACCACGGCGAAAAGCATCGAGCTGATGCTGACCCACGCCAACCTGAACGTCTATTCGACGGATCTGGGCGAGGAGGGGATCGATCTGGCCAAGCTCTACGACTATGACCTGATCCTGCTGGATCTGGGGCTGCCGGATATGAACGGCCATGAGGTGCTGCGCCAGCTGCGCATGTCCCGCATCGAAACGCCCATTCTGATTCTGTCCGGAGCCGACGATACCGACAACAAAATCAAGGGGTTCGGCTTTGGTGCGGACGACTATCTGACCAAGCCCTTCCACCGCGAGGAACTGGTGGCGCGGATCCATGCGATCATCCGCCGGTCCAAGGGCCATTCGCAGTCGATCATCAAGACCGGTAAGATCTCGGTCAACCTGGATGCCAAAACGGTTGAGGCCGATGGCAAGGCGGTGCATCTGACCGGCAAGGAATACCAGATGCTGGAGCTGCTGTCCTTGCGCAAAGGCACCACGCTGACCAAGGAAATGTTCCTCAACCATCTCTATGGCGGCATGGATGAGCCGGAACTGAAAATCATCGACGTTTTCATCTGCAAGTTGCGCAAGAAACTCAGCAACGCGACCGGCGGCGAAAACTATATCGAAACCGTCTGGGGCCGCGGCTATGTGCTGCGTGATCCGCAGGAGGATCATATGTCCGGCGGCCAGCGGATGGCAGTCGGCGCTTGA
- the mnmA gene encoding tRNA 2-thiouridine(34) synthase MnmA: MALDHNTTVNSLGFAKPPSETRVVVAMSGGVDSSVVAAYLADQGYDVVGVTLQLYDHGAALAKKGACCAGIDIHDARRVAEERGFPHYVLDYENIFKDAVIDEFADSYLAGATPVPCIRCNERVKFKDLLETAKDLEADCMATGHYIQRKMGPNGPELHSAEDANRDQSYFLFSTTPEQLDYLRFPLGHLPSKDATREMAAQYGLAVADKPDSQDICFVPDGNYASVIEKLRPGAAEPGEIVHSDGRVLGSHEGVIHYTIGQRRGLGIGGLSEPLYVVKLDVDKKQVVVGPKELLATRTIPVREINWLGDEPFTSRDEWHLKVKVRSTRPPREAIIRPLTDTTAEVELLTPEEGISPGQACVFYASEGSRIFGGGWIWRGY; this comes from the coding sequence ATGGCGCTGGACCACAACACCACCGTGAACTCGCTCGGCTTTGCCAAACCGCCCTCTGAAACCCGGGTGGTGGTGGCCATGTCCGGCGGCGTCGACAGCTCTGTTGTGGCGGCATATCTGGCCGATCAGGGCTATGACGTGGTCGGTGTGACGCTGCAGCTTTACGATCACGGGGCGGCGCTGGCGAAGAAGGGCGCCTGCTGCGCGGGGATCGATATCCACGACGCGCGCCGTGTGGCGGAGGAACGCGGCTTCCCGCATTACGTCCTGGATTATGAGAACATTTTTAAGGATGCCGTGATTGACGAGTTCGCCGACAGCTATCTGGCGGGCGCGACTCCGGTGCCCTGCATCCGCTGCAACGAGCGGGTGAAGTTCAAGGACCTGCTGGAAACCGCCAAGGATCTGGAGGCCGACTGCATGGCCACCGGCCATTACATCCAGCGCAAGATGGGTCCGAACGGGCCGGAGCTGCACAGCGCCGAGGATGCCAACCGCGACCAAAGCTATTTCCTGTTCTCCACCACCCCGGAGCAGCTGGATTACCTGCGCTTCCCGCTGGGGCACCTGCCCTCCAAGGACGCAACGCGCGAAATGGCGGCCCAGTACGGGCTGGCGGTGGCGGATAAGCCCGACAGCCAGGACATCTGCTTTGTGCCGGACGGAAACTATGCCTCGGTGATCGAGAAACTGCGCCCCGGCGCAGCGGAACCGGGAGAGATCGTTCATTCGGACGGCCGGGTGCTGGGCAGCCACGAGGGCGTCATCCACTACACCATCGGCCAGCGCCGCGGCCTTGGCATCGGCGGCCTGTCCGAACCGCTTTATGTGGTGAAGCTGGATGTGGACAAGAAACAGGTGGTTGTCGGTCCCAAGGAGCTCTTGGCCACCCGCACCATTCCGGTGCGCGAGATCAACTGGCTGGGCGATGAACCTTTCACCAGCCGGGACGAATGGCACCTGAAGGTCAAGGTCCGCTCCACCCGCCCCCCGCGCGAGGCGATCATCCGGCCGCTGACGGACACAACTGCCGAGGTGGAACTGCTGACCCCGGAGGAAGGCATCTCCCCCGGCCAGGCCTGCGTGTTCTATGCCAGCGAAGGCTCCCGCATCTTCGGCGGCGGCTGGATCTGGCGCGGTTACTGA
- a CDS encoding LpxI family protein — protein sequence MLALIAGTGGLPAEVAARAPGRPLICAMAGSEPDAVDPEITFRFEQLGSFLERLKAAEVTEICMAGAVQRPNIDPSAIDAATLPLVPVLQGALAAGDDGALRAIIGIFEQAGFAVRAAHEVAPDLLMAAGVPTKVQPGELDKADAERGAEIVAAMSAADIGQSCAVRKRQAIAVENVFGTDWMLAALAQRPDGQGGLLFKAPKPAQDRRADLPAIGVETVEAAARAGLSGIVLEAGGVIVLDQDAVIAACDRLGLYLWLRRP from the coding sequence ATGCTGGCTTTGATTGCAGGCACCGGCGGCTTGCCCGCCGAAGTGGCCGCCCGGGCGCCGGGCCGTCCGCTGATCTGTGCGATGGCGGGGTCGGAACCGGATGCGGTCGACCCTGAGATTACCTTCCGGTTCGAACAGCTGGGGTCTTTTCTCGAACGGCTCAAGGCTGCGGAGGTCACCGAAATCTGCATGGCAGGCGCGGTGCAGCGGCCGAATATCGACCCTTCGGCCATTGATGCGGCCACCCTGCCGCTGGTGCCGGTCCTGCAAGGGGCGCTGGCCGCGGGCGATGATGGTGCCCTGCGGGCGATCATCGGCATTTTCGAGCAGGCTGGCTTTGCCGTGCGGGCCGCGCATGAGGTGGCACCCGATCTTCTGATGGCGGCGGGCGTGCCGACCAAGGTGCAGCCGGGCGAGCTGGACAAAGCGGATGCGGAGCGCGGTGCGGAGATCGTCGCCGCCATGTCCGCCGCCGACATCGGCCAGTCCTGCGCCGTGCGCAAGCGGCAGGCGATTGCGGTGGAAAATGTCTTTGGCACCGACTGGATGCTGGCCGCACTGGCGCAGCGCCCGGACGGGCAGGGCGGACTGCTGTTCAAGGCACCCAAGCCCGCGCAGGACCGCCGCGCCGATCTGCCGGCAATCGGCGTGGAAACCGTGGAAGCTGCCGCCAGGGCGGGCCTTTCCGGCATCGTGCTGGAGGCGGGCGGCGTCATCGTGCTGGATCAGGATGCGGTGATTGCGGCCTGCGACCGGCTGGGCCTGTACCTGTGGCTGCGGCGGCCGTGA
- the fabZ gene encoding 3-hydroxyacyl-ACP dehydratase FabZ, which translates to MTTELQSADIQLIQRILPHRYPFLLVDKVVDIDSYKSARGIKNVTMNEPHFQGHFPGTPIMPGVTIVEAMAQTAGVMLGVGMDMVDTDLLIYFMNIDKCKFRRKVVPGDVLEMHVETLRGKPGGKIFKFLGRATVGGEVAAEAEFTAMVDRQAEEG; encoded by the coding sequence ATGACCACCGAGCTGCAAAGCGCTGACATTCAACTGATCCAGCGGATCCTGCCGCACCGCTATCCGTTCCTGCTGGTCGACAAGGTGGTCGATATCGACAGCTACAAATCGGCCCGCGGCATCAAGAATGTCACCATGAACGAGCCGCACTTCCAGGGCCATTTCCCGGGCACGCCGATCATGCCGGGTGTCACCATCGTCGAGGCGATGGCGCAGACCGCAGGCGTCATGCTGGGCGTTGGCATGGATATGGTCGATACCGACCTGCTGATCTATTTCATGAACATCGACAAGTGCAAATTCCGCCGCAAGGTGGTGCCGGGCGATGTGCTGGAGATGCATGTTGAGACCCTGCGCGGCAAGCCGGGCGGTAAGATTTTCAAGTTCCTGGGCCGTGCAACGGTCGGGGGGGAAGTGGCCGCAGAGGCTGAATTCACCGCGATGGTTGACCGCCAGGCCGAGGAAGGCTGA
- a CDS encoding DUF1153 domain-containing protein: MFLKKVDGPRAVTLPDGTIMTRADLPPETTKRWVASRKAAVVRGVLYGLLPQTEAMRRYGLSEEEFRSWVAAVADHGEEALKTTRLKKFRNPDAK, from the coding sequence ATGTTTTTGAAGAAAGTCGACGGCCCGCGGGCAGTCACCCTGCCGGACGGGACCATCATGACCCGGGCGGATTTGCCGCCGGAAACGACCAAGCGCTGGGTCGCCTCGCGCAAGGCTGCGGTTGTGCGCGGCGTGCTTTACGGTCTGCTGCCGCAGACCGAGGCGATGCGCCGCTACGGGCTGAGCGAGGAGGAATTCCGCAGCTGGGTTGCCGCTGTTGCCGACCACGGTGAAGAAGCGCTGAAAACAACACGGTTGAAGAAATTCCGCAATCCGGACGCAAAATAG
- the bamA gene encoding outer membrane protein assembly factor BamA has translation MVWGKVAGKSCGERKSGINILYRKVSAISLAVALGYALAPLPAEAQSYRFNSVQVEGNQRIQTSTVVAYTGIERGQTVSAGELNDAYQRILDSGVFETVEIVPRGSTLVIKVTEFPTINQISFEGNRRLKDDALSDIIESAPRRVFSPSQAERDAALIAEAYSVQGRLASRVTPRIIRRSNNRVDLVFEISEGDTVEVERVSFTGNRVYSDRRLRRVLETKQAGLLRTFIRSDTLIEDRLEFDKQVLRDFYLSRGYVDFRVNSANAEVTQERDAVFLVVDVTEGQQFRFGNISVTSEMPEADADLFSSTLKIRPGVVYSPTLVENAIDRMEGLAVRNEIDFLRVEPRVTRNDRDLTLDIEFVLTRGPRVFVERIDIEGNTTTLDRVIRQQFRSVEGDPFNPRSIRNSAERIRALGYFANADVETREGSSSNQVIVDVDVEEQPTGSLNLGGAYSVTDGFGVSVGLSENNFLGRGQRLSFNIATATESDSYVLGFTEPYLLGRKLRFDLDLGLNETDSSFSEYKTKRVFFRPALTFDTGEDSSVQVRYTWDSDEMLFDDDDTNQNLAGPVIRSEIAQGELNSSAFGVTYRYDSRLTGLDPNAGFLVEVGADYAGLGGDSEYIKATTKLVAQRRIWNEEVTIRATVEAGAFQWQGGGNSRTIDRFVLTPSVMRGFEPGGIGPRDQGSGNPNGGNYNDFLGGNYYAVARFDAEFPLGLPEELGLRGGLFYDVGGLWGLQDVNTLATDQIVGNEQSFRHVVGFSLLWTTGFGPLRFNFSKALKKEDFDEEQAFDLTLQARF, from the coding sequence ATGGTTTGGGGGAAAGTCGCAGGCAAGTCCTGTGGTGAGCGTAAGTCGGGCATCAATATCTTGTACCGGAAAGTTTCTGCTATTTCTCTGGCAGTTGCGCTGGGTTACGCGCTGGCGCCGCTGCCGGCGGAGGCGCAAAGCTACCGCTTCAATTCGGTGCAGGTGGAGGGCAATCAGCGGATTCAGACATCCACTGTTGTCGCCTATACCGGCATTGAGCGCGGCCAGACGGTCAGCGCAGGCGAACTGAACGATGCCTATCAGCGCATTCTTGACAGTGGCGTATTTGAAACAGTGGAAATCGTGCCGCGCGGCAGCACCCTGGTGATCAAGGTCACCGAGTTCCCGACCATCAACCAGATCAGTTTCGAGGGCAACCGCCGCCTCAAGGACGACGCGCTGAGCGACATCATCGAGTCCGCGCCGCGCCGGGTGTTCAGCCCCTCGCAGGCAGAGCGCGACGCCGCCCTGATTGCTGAAGCCTACAGCGTTCAGGGCCGTCTGGCCTCCCGCGTGACCCCGCGCATCATCCGCCGCAGCAACAACCGCGTCGACCTGGTGTTCGAGATTTCGGAAGGCGACACCGTCGAGGTGGAGCGCGTGTCCTTCACCGGCAACCGGGTCTATTCCGACCGCCGCCTGCGCCGGGTTCTGGAAACCAAGCAGGCCGGTCTGCTGCGCACCTTCATCCGCTCCGACACCCTGATCGAAGACCGGCTGGAATTCGACAAGCAGGTGCTGCGCGATTTCTACCTGTCGCGCGGCTATGTGGATTTCCGCGTCAACAGCGCCAATGCCGAAGTCACGCAGGAGCGTGACGCGGTGTTCCTGGTCGTCGACGTGACCGAGGGGCAGCAGTTCCGGTTCGGCAACATCTCGGTGACCAGCGAAATGCCGGAAGCCGACGCCGATCTGTTCAGCTCCACGCTGAAAATCCGTCCCGGTGTGGTCTATTCTCCGACCCTGGTCGAAAACGCGATCGACCGGATGGAAGGTCTGGCCGTCCGCAACGAGATCGACTTTCTGCGGGTCGAGCCGCGGGTCACACGCAACGACCGCGACCTGACGCTCGATATCGAATTCGTGCTGACGCGCGGGCCGCGTGTGTTTGTCGAGCGCATCGACATCGAAGGCAACACCACCACGCTGGACCGGGTGATCCGCCAGCAGTTCCGCTCTGTCGAAGGCGACCCGTTCAACCCGCGCTCGATCCGCAACAGCGCCGAGCGGATCCGGGCTCTGGGCTACTTCGCCAATGCCGATGTCGAGACCCGCGAGGGCAGCTCTTCAAATCAGGTGATCGTCGACGTGGACGTCGAGGAGCAGCCGACCGGTTCGCTGAACCTGGGCGGCGCCTACTCTGTCACCGACGGTTTCGGTGTCAGTGTCGGCCTGAGCGAAAACAACTTCTTGGGCCGCGGCCAGCGGCTGTCGTTCAACATCGCCACGGCGACGGAATCGGACTCCTACGTCCTGGGCTTCACCGAGCCCTATTTGCTGGGGCGCAAGCTGCGGTTTGACCTGGATCTTGGTTTGAATGAAACCGATTCCAGCTTCTCCGAATACAAAACCAAACGCGTTTTCTTCCGCCCGGCGCTGACGTTCGATACCGGCGAGGATTCGTCGGTGCAGGTCCGCTACACGTGGGACTCGGACGAGATGCTGTTCGATGATGATGACACCAACCAGAATCTGGCTGGCCCGGTCATCCGTAGCGAAATTGCGCAGGGAGAGCTGAATTCCAGCGCCTTCGGTGTCACCTACCGGTACGACAGCCGTTTGACCGGCCTCGATCCGAATGCCGGGTTCCTGGTCGAAGTCGGGGCAGATTACGCTGGCCTTGGCGGGGACTCCGAATACATCAAGGCAACCACCAAGCTGGTTGCGCAGCGCCGCATCTGGAATGAGGAAGTCACGATCCGCGCCACGGTTGAGGCCGGCGCGTTCCAATGGCAAGGCGGCGGCAACAGCCGCACGATCGACCGCTTTGTTCTGACCCCTTCTGTCATGCGGGGCTTTGAACCTGGCGGCATCGGCCCGCGGGATCAGGGGTCTGGCAATCCGAACGGAGGCAACTACAATGACTTCCTGGGTGGCAATTATTATGCGGTAGCGCGCTTCGATGCGGAGTTCCCGCTGGGCCTGCCGGAAGAACTGGGGCTGCGCGGCGGCTTGTTCTATGACGTCGGCGGCCTCTGGGGATTGCAGGATGTGAACACCCTGGCGACCGACCAGATTGTGGGTAACGAACAGTCCTTCCGTCACGTTGTCGGGTTCTCGCTCTTGTGGACCACCGGCTTTGGCCCGCTGCGGTTCAACTTCTCCAAAGCTCTCAAGAAAGAGGACTTTGACGAGGAGCAAGCCTTTGACCTGACCCTGCAGGCGAGGTTCTGA
- the lpxB gene encoding lipid-A-disaccharide synthase translates to MSLRVFILAGEPSGDRLGGALMAGLKQLAPGVSFDGIGGALMAEQGLSSRFPMDELSVMGLAEVLPKYRHLKRRIRETAEAVLETKPDVLITIDSPDFSLRVARLVKEQSSIRTVHYVAPSVWAWRPKRAGKMAEVIDHVLALLPFEPPYMEATGMDCDFVGHPVVAEPQATGAEIAAFRTEFGLGESPFVLALPGSRRSEVARLALDFGGALHRFTAQHPDFRIVVPAAAPVAGLVQDALKDWPAGTVLVDPNRFETATAKTHKRAAFAAADLALAASGTVSLELAAARTPMVIAYKFQWLTWQIMKRMALIDTVTLVNLVSETRVVPECLGPECTPETIAARLNALAANPSAQLDAMELTMQRLGQGGEDPGLRAARAVLDRLPGR, encoded by the coding sequence GTGAGCCTGCGGGTGTTCATCCTGGCCGGGGAGCCTTCGGGCGACCGGCTGGGCGGAGCGCTGATGGCGGGGCTGAAACAGCTGGCGCCTGGCGTCAGCTTCGACGGCATCGGCGGGGCGCTGATGGCGGAACAGGGGCTGTCCTCCCGCTTTCCGATGGACGAGCTGTCGGTGATGGGGCTGGCAGAGGTGCTGCCCAAATACCGACACCTGAAGCGCCGCATCCGGGAAACCGCGGAGGCCGTCCTTGAGACAAAACCGGATGTTCTGATCACTATCGACAGCCCGGACTTTTCCTTGCGCGTCGCGAGGCTGGTCAAGGAACAAAGCAGCATCCGCACCGTCCACTACGTCGCGCCCTCGGTCTGGGCCTGGCGGCCCAAGCGGGCCGGGAAGATGGCGGAAGTGATCGACCATGTGCTGGCGCTCTTGCCATTTGAGCCGCCTTACATGGAGGCCACAGGCATGGACTGCGACTTTGTCGGCCACCCGGTGGTTGCCGAACCGCAGGCCACGGGGGCGGAGATCGCCGCCTTCCGCACGGAGTTTGGTCTGGGCGAGTCGCCTTTTGTGCTGGCGCTGCCCGGCTCGCGGCGGTCCGAAGTCGCGCGGCTGGCACTGGATTTCGGCGGCGCGCTGCACCGCTTCACGGCGCAGCACCCGGATTTCCGGATCGTCGTGCCCGCAGCCGCGCCGGTGGCCGGGCTGGTGCAGGACGCGCTGAAAGACTGGCCAGCGGGTACGGTGCTGGTCGATCCCAACCGGTTTGAGACAGCCACTGCCAAGACGCACAAGCGCGCAGCCTTTGCTGCGGCGGATCTGGCGCTGGCCGCCTCCGGCACCGTCTCGCTGGAGCTGGCCGCCGCCCGCACCCCGATGGTGATCGCCTACAAGTTCCAGTGGCTGACTTGGCAGATCATGAAGCGCATGGCGCTGATCGACACGGTGACGCTGGTCAACCTGGTGAGCGAGACCCGCGTGGTGCCGGAATGCCTGGGGCCGGAGTGCACGCCGGAGACCATTGCCGCCCGGCTGAACGCACTGGCAGCAAACCCAAGCGCGCAGCTGGACGCGATGGAACTGACCATGCAGCGCCTCGGCCAAGGCGGGGAAGACCCCGGGCTGCGCGCGGCGCGGGCCGTTCTGGACCGGTTGCCCGGACGCTGA
- a CDS encoding OmpH family outer membrane protein, translated as MRRQAPGRWAARGLAVALACFGAAPAIAQDAAQPAPGPGRGYQLGLPQSGILTIQPERLFSESAFGKRVEREMEAEGAVLTAENRRIEAELRREELDLTERRTGMEPQAFRALADAFDQKVQDTRRRQEQKLREITQMGEDARREFISASLPVLQQILQETGAGAILDHASVFLSADAADITSLAIARVDAVLGDGAGQEDGAGQEDGDR; from the coding sequence GTGCGGCGGCAGGCTCCCGGCCGTTGGGCGGCGCGCGGTCTCGCCGTGGCGCTGGCCTGTTTCGGGGCTGCTCCCGCTATTGCGCAGGACGCGGCGCAACCGGCGCCGGGGCCGGGGCGCGGTTACCAGCTGGGGCTGCCGCAAAGCGGCATCCTCACCATTCAGCCCGAGCGGCTGTTCTCCGAAAGCGCCTTTGGCAAGCGGGTAGAGCGGGAGATGGAGGCGGAAGGTGCGGTGCTGACCGCCGAAAACCGCCGTATCGAGGCCGAGCTGCGCCGCGAGGAGCTGGACCTGACGGAGCGCCGCACCGGGATGGAGCCGCAGGCGTTCCGCGCGCTGGCCGATGCCTTTGATCAGAAAGTGCAGGACACCCGCCGCCGCCAGGAGCAGAAACTGCGCGAAATCACCCAGATGGGCGAGGACGCCCGGCGCGAGTTCATCAGCGCCTCGCTGCCGGTGCTGCAGCAGATCCTGCAAGAAACCGGGGCCGGAGCAATCCTCGATCACGCCTCGGTGTTCCTGAGCGCGGATGCCGCCGATATCACCAGCCTGGCCATCGCCCGGGTCGATGCGGTGCTGGGGGATGGCGCGGGGCAAGAGGATGGCGCAGGGCAAGAGGATGGCGATCGCTGA
- the lpxA gene encoding acyl-ACP--UDP-N-acetylglucosamine O-acyltransferase, with protein sequence MRKIHPSAVIEEGAKLGKDCEIGPFCVVGPEAVLGDRVVLKSHVVITGDTEIGDETVVFPFAVLGEIPQDLKFKGEKCKTVIGKRNRFREHVTVNAGTEGGGGVTRIGDDGLFMAGCHIAHDAQVGDRVIVVNSAAVAGHCVLEDDVIIGGLSGIHQWVRIGKGAIIGAVTMVTNDVIPYGLVQAQRGELDGLNLVGLKRRGVARSDITALRAAFQMLAQGEGTFQERAKRLGDETDSAYVQEIVAFITGESDRSFLTPGG encoded by the coding sequence ATGAGAAAGATCCACCCCAGTGCCGTGATCGAAGAGGGCGCCAAGCTTGGAAAGGACTGCGAGATCGGCCCGTTCTGCGTGGTTGGCCCGGAGGCGGTTCTGGGGGACCGGGTTGTTCTGAAGTCCCATGTCGTCATCACCGGCGATACCGAGATCGGGGACGAGACGGTGGTCTTCCCCTTTGCCGTGCTGGGCGAGATCCCGCAGGACCTGAAGTTCAAGGGCGAGAAGTGCAAGACCGTGATCGGCAAGCGCAACCGCTTCCGCGAGCATGTGACGGTGAATGCCGGCACAGAGGGCGGCGGCGGCGTGACCCGCATCGGCGACGACGGCCTGTTCATGGCGGGCTGCCACATCGCCCATGACGCCCAGGTCGGCGACCGGGTGATCGTGGTGAACTCTGCTGCGGTGGCGGGCCACTGCGTGCTGGAGGACGATGTGATCATCGGCGGCCTGTCCGGCATTCACCAGTGGGTGCGGATCGGCAAGGGCGCGATCATCGGCGCGGTCACCATGGTGACCAACGACGTGATTCCCTATGGCCTGGTGCAGGCGCAGCGCGGCGAACTGGACGGGCTGAACCTGGTTGGCCTCAAACGCCGCGGCGTGGCGCGCAGCGACATCACCGCCTTGCGCGCCGCCTTCCAGATGCTGGCCCAGGGCGAAGGCACCTTCCAGGAGCGCGCCAAGCGGCTGGGGGATGAGACCGACAGCGCATACGTTCAGGAGATTGTTGCCTTCATCACGGGCGAAAGCGACCGCTCTTTCCTGACACCGGGAGGCTGA
- the rseP gene encoding RIP metalloprotease RseP, whose amino-acid sequence MDIFAFVPQFGGFLYTIASFVVALSVIVAVHEYGHYIVGRWSGIHAEVFSLGFGPVLWSRVDKRGTRWQIAALPFGGYVKFLGDADAASGKDSEAMQAAAADPAALRRTMHGAPLWARSATVAAGPVFNFVMSAIIFAAVAMSQGVMRDPLTVGDMAPLAGAENGLQQGDELITVGGLAVPSYLDTEAWEDFRTALPQQQPLEYQVRRDGAELSVSGPYLYPPYVRGVVPRSAASDAGLQPEDLIVAVDGTSLVSFDQLKELVEAADGKVLVLDVLRDGETVEMALAPRRTDEPLPDGGFTTRWRIGIIGGLAFEPAADKAGLGESLAAGTYQVWAVVETSLSGLKHMITGAISTCNLSGPIGIAETSGAMASQGAESFIRFIAVLSTAVGLLNLFPVPALDGGHLMFYAYEAVAGRPPSDRAVRVLMSLGIAIVLSLMVFALGNDLFC is encoded by the coding sequence TTGGACATTTTTGCTTTTGTCCCGCAGTTTGGCGGTTTTCTTTATACAATCGCCAGCTTTGTCGTGGCGCTGTCGGTGATCGTGGCTGTGCATGAGTACGGCCACTACATCGTCGGCCGCTGGTCGGGCATTCACGCAGAAGTGTTCTCCCTCGGGTTCGGTCCCGTGCTGTGGAGCCGGGTGGACAAGCGTGGCACCCGCTGGCAGATCGCGGCGCTGCCTTTCGGTGGCTATGTGAAGTTCCTGGGCGATGCCGATGCGGCCTCGGGCAAGGATTCCGAGGCGATGCAGGCGGCCGCCGCCGACCCGGCGGCGCTGCGGCGGACCATGCATGGCGCGCCGCTGTGGGCCCGCTCTGCAACGGTTGCGGCCGGCCCTGTGTTCAATTTCGTGATGTCGGCCATCATCTTTGCCGCTGTGGCGATGTCGCAGGGGGTGATGCGCGATCCGCTGACCGTCGGGGACATGGCCCCGCTGGCTGGTGCCGAAAACGGGCTGCAGCAGGGGGATGAGCTGATCACCGTGGGCGGACTGGCCGTGCCGAGCTATCTGGACACCGAAGCTTGGGAAGATTTCCGCACAGCCCTGCCGCAGCAGCAGCCGCTGGAGTATCAGGTGCGCCGCGACGGGGCAGAGCTCAGCGTCAGCGGCCCGTATCTGTACCCGCCCTATGTGCGCGGCGTGGTGCCGCGCAGCGCGGCTTCGGATGCCGGGCTGCAGCCGGAGGATTTGATCGTCGCGGTGGATGGCACATCGCTGGTGTCCTTTGATCAGCTCAAGGAGCTGGTCGAAGCGGCGGACGGCAAGGTGCTGGTGCTGGATGTTCTGCGGGATGGCGAGACGGTCGAGATGGCCCTGGCGCCCCGGCGCACCGATGAACCGCTGCCGGACGGCGGCTTCACCACCCGCTGGCGGATCGGCATCATCGGCGGGCTGGCGTTTGAGCCTGCCGCCGATAAGGCCGGGCTGGGCGAGTCGCTGGCGGCGGGCACATACCAGGTCTGGGCAGTGGTCGAGACCTCCCTGTCAGGTCTGAAGCACATGATCACCGGGGCCATCAGCACCTGCAACCTGTCAGGGCCGATCGGCATTGCCGAAACCTCCGGCGCGATGGCCAGCCAGGGGGCAGAAAGCTTTATTCGCTTCATTGCGGTGCTGTCCACCGCGGTGGGGCTGTTGAACCTGTTCCCGGTGCCGGCGCTGGATGGCGGCCACCTGATGTTCTACGCCTATGAGGCCGTGGCGGGCCGTCCGCCCAGCGACCGGGCGGTGCGGGTGCTGATGTCGCTTGGCATTGCCATCGTACTGTCGCTGATGGTGTTTGCGCTTGGCAACGACCTGTTCTGCTGA